The Vicinamibacterales bacterium genome includes a region encoding these proteins:
- the flhA gene encoding flagellar biosynthesis protein FlhA, giving the protein MAEAEHPFHFTHMLAPAAVLSVVLLMIVPLPPLLLDLLLSMDIGLAVVLLLTALYIRQPVQFSVFPSLLLVLTLLRLSLNVASTRLVLLHGAEGVESAGNVIMSFGQFVVGGNFVVGVVVFLVLITIQFVVINHGAVRISEVTARFTLDALPGKQMAIDADLNAGLIDDKDAKARRELIRREADFYGAMDGAIRFTQRDAVAAILITAVNIIAGLIIGVMQHGLDLATAAKTYTILTVGEGLVTSIPALLVSMSGGLITTRAASESHLGEEVAVQLLARSRPLVIAAGVLVTLALIPGLPKFPFLFVAALLGGAAYATKSAPETVAVEEDKPAGPPPDSIESAIGVDPLSVEVGYALIAMVDEKQGGTLLTRVRAIRRQIATETGIVVPPVHIADNLQLGPRVYSILLKGVEVARGELYPDRLLAINPGTAAAGLEGISTREPAFGLPAWWIPQDHRDQATNAGYTVVDPTTAVSTHLSESIRTFLPELLGRQQVKEMVDRVSQTSPKLVEDLVPKVVSLGEIQRVLRNLLRERVAVKDLATILEAISDSASATKDPDAITESVRSVLGRVICKQYQNERGELPVISLAPALEDRLLQSVVRTEHGTVLAVDPNDAQRLATKIARVIETAVAQPVLLCTPALRPHFWRLFARVLPQVAVLSHNEVPSQIRVTVLSVLD; this is encoded by the coding sequence ATGGCAGAAGCCGAACATCCGTTCCATTTCACCCACATGCTGGCGCCGGCCGCGGTGCTGTCGGTCGTCCTCTTGATGATCGTGCCGCTGCCGCCGCTTCTCCTCGACCTGTTGCTGTCGATGGATATTGGCCTCGCGGTGGTGCTGCTGCTGACGGCGTTGTACATCCGGCAGCCCGTGCAGTTCTCCGTGTTTCCGTCGCTGCTGCTGGTCCTCACCCTGTTGCGCCTGTCACTGAACGTCGCCTCGACCCGCCTTGTGCTCCTCCACGGCGCCGAGGGCGTCGAGTCTGCCGGCAACGTGATCATGTCGTTCGGCCAGTTCGTGGTCGGCGGCAACTTCGTCGTCGGCGTCGTCGTGTTCCTGGTGTTGATCACGATTCAGTTCGTCGTCATCAACCACGGCGCGGTCCGCATCTCGGAGGTGACGGCGCGGTTCACCCTCGATGCGCTGCCCGGCAAACAGATGGCGATTGACGCGGACCTGAACGCCGGGCTGATCGACGACAAGGACGCGAAGGCGCGACGTGAACTGATACGGCGGGAAGCCGACTTCTACGGCGCGATGGACGGCGCCATCAGGTTCACACAGCGGGACGCGGTCGCCGCCATCCTGATCACCGCGGTCAACATCATCGCCGGCCTGATCATCGGCGTGATGCAGCACGGGCTCGATCTCGCCACGGCCGCCAAGACCTACACCATCCTGACCGTCGGTGAGGGGCTGGTGACATCGATTCCCGCGCTCCTCGTCTCGATGTCGGGCGGTCTCATCACGACGCGGGCGGCGTCGGAATCCCACCTCGGTGAAGAGGTGGCGGTGCAGTTGCTGGCGCGCTCGCGCCCGCTGGTCATCGCGGCCGGGGTGCTCGTGACCCTCGCGCTGATCCCGGGCCTCCCCAAGTTCCCGTTCCTGTTCGTGGCGGCGCTGCTCGGGGGCGCCGCGTATGCGACCAAGTCAGCGCCAGAGACCGTGGCCGTCGAGGAAGACAAGCCGGCCGGCCCACCGCCAGATTCCATCGAGTCGGCGATCGGCGTCGATCCGCTCAGCGTCGAGGTCGGGTATGCGTTGATCGCGATGGTGGACGAGAAGCAGGGCGGCACGCTGCTGACCCGCGTGCGCGCCATCCGTCGCCAGATCGCAACGGAAACCGGTATCGTCGTGCCTCCGGTCCACATCGCCGACAACCTGCAACTCGGGCCGCGGGTGTACTCGATTCTCTTGAAGGGCGTCGAGGTGGCTCGGGGCGAGCTCTATCCCGACCGTCTGCTCGCCATCAACCCCGGCACTGCGGCCGCCGGTCTCGAGGGTATCTCGACTCGGGAACCTGCGTTCGGCCTCCCGGCGTGGTGGATTCCCCAAGACCATCGGGATCAGGCGACCAATGCCGGTTATACCGTGGTCGATCCAACGACGGCCGTGTCGACGCACTTGTCAGAGTCCATTCGGACGTTCCTGCCGGAACTGCTCGGACGCCAGCAGGTGAAGGAAATGGTGGACCGGGTCTCTCAGACCTCGCCGAAGCTCGTCGAGGACCTCGTGCCGAAGGTGGTGTCGCTCGGCGAGATCCAGCGCGTCCTGCGGAACCTGCTCCGCGAGCGTGTGGCCGTCAAAGATTTGGCGACCATCCTCGAGGCGATCAGCGACAGCGCATCGGCGACCAAGGACCCGGACGCCATAACCGAGTCGGTGCGGTCGGTGCTCGGCCGCGTGATCTGCAAGCAGTATCAAAACGAGCGTGGGGAGCTCCCGGTCATCAGCCTGGCGCCCGCGCTCGAAGACCGGCTGCTGCAATCCGTCGTGCGGACCGAGCACGGGACCGTTCTGGCGGTGGACCCGAACGACGCCCAGCGCCTGGCCACCAAGATTGCCCGCGTGATCGAAACCGCCGTGGCACAGCCTGTGCTTCTGTGCACGCCAGCACTCCGACCTCATTTCTGGCGGCTGTTCGCCAGGGTGCTCCCCCAGGTCGCGGTGCTGTCGCACAACGAAGTGCCATCACAAATTCGGGTGACCGTGCTTTCAGTGCTGGATTGA
- the flgG gene encoding flagellar basal-body rod protein FlgG, whose protein sequence is MIRALYTAASGMNAQQTNIDNIAHNLANVNTSGFKKSRVEFQDLVYQQLKQAGSPTSTSGEAPVGLEAGLGTRPVATARDFSSGNLKSTGGTLDLAIEGRGFFQVATPDGTTAYMRSGALHLNGQGMLVTADGYQLEPAITIPPNAISVTISRQGIVSASLPGQSAAQQIGTIELASFQNPAGLTALGGNLFAPTTASGEPTNGVPGTDGLGTVAQGFLEESNVSVVEEMVNMILGQRAYEANSRVVKAADEMLQQVNNMSR, encoded by the coding sequence ATGATTCGTGCGCTGTATACGGCTGCGAGCGGCATGAACGCCCAGCAGACCAACATCGACAACATCGCGCACAACCTGGCGAACGTGAACACCAGCGGGTTCAAGAAGAGCCGTGTCGAATTCCAGGATCTCGTCTACCAGCAGTTGAAGCAGGCGGGCTCGCCGACGTCCACGTCTGGCGAAGCGCCGGTTGGACTCGAGGCGGGACTCGGCACCCGGCCGGTGGCCACGGCACGTGATTTTTCCTCGGGAAATCTCAAGTCCACCGGGGGAACGCTCGACCTCGCGATTGAAGGCCGCGGCTTCTTCCAGGTAGCGACCCCGGACGGTACGACCGCGTACATGCGGTCGGGCGCCCTGCACCTGAATGGCCAGGGCATGCTGGTCACCGCCGATGGCTATCAGCTCGAGCCGGCGATCACGATTCCGCCGAACGCCATCTCCGTCACCATCTCGCGACAGGGCATCGTCTCGGCCTCGTTGCCGGGACAGTCGGCCGCGCAGCAGATCGGTACCATCGAACTCGCGAGCTTCCAGAACCCTGCCGGCCTGACCGCGCTCGGCGGCAACCTCTTTGCACCCACGACTGCGTCCGGCGAGCCGACCAATGGCGTGCCGGGCACCGACGGCCTGGGCACCGTGGCTCAGGGCTTCTTGGAAGAATCGAACGTGAGCGTGGTCGAGGAGATGGTGAACATGATCCTTGGCCAGCGGGCGTACGAGGCCAATTCCAGGGTCGTGAAAGCGGCCGATGAAATGCTTCAGCAGGTCAACAACATGTCTCGGTAG
- the fliM gene encoding flagellar motor switch protein FliM yields the protein MGKILSQEEIDALLGSAREIEREATREPAEAVIAEATLYNFRRPDRVSKEQIRSLHFLHDRFARNVATSLSAYLRSATDVSVVSVEQFTYSEFLMSLPDPTAFYALSLPPIDGLGALELNPSIAFAMIDRMLGGTGRPPQLSRALTEIEQNVVDSVVKLILENLAEAWAPIISVHFRIHGRETRPQMLQVAAPNEVFILLVFDIKIAETRGMLNLCVPAQVGASFAQGWHGTHRDPTAVERRRLFENLSKVPISISASLSTRLEARDLLALRPGDCLSLGRPTRDPIEVHAGAVTKYTGRPVRSNRFVGVEIVNRLGLRQEAE from the coding sequence ATGGGAAAGATCCTGTCGCAGGAAGAGATCGACGCGCTGCTGGGATCGGCGCGCGAGATCGAGCGCGAGGCGACGCGCGAGCCGGCCGAGGCCGTGATCGCCGAAGCCACGCTCTACAACTTCCGGCGCCCCGACCGCGTCTCGAAGGAGCAGATCCGCTCGCTGCACTTCCTGCACGACCGCTTCGCCCGCAACGTGGCCACGTCGCTTTCAGCCTACCTGCGATCCGCAACCGACGTCAGTGTGGTGTCGGTCGAACAGTTCACGTATTCCGAGTTCCTGATGTCGCTGCCCGACCCGACGGCGTTCTACGCGCTCAGCCTGCCGCCGATCGACGGATTGGGCGCGCTCGAACTCAATCCCAGCATCGCCTTCGCCATGATCGATCGCATGCTGGGGGGCACCGGCCGCCCGCCACAGCTGAGCCGGGCCCTGACGGAGATCGAACAGAACGTCGTCGACTCGGTCGTGAAGCTGATTCTGGAGAATCTGGCGGAAGCGTGGGCTCCGATCATCAGCGTCCACTTCCGGATCCATGGGCGTGAGACGCGCCCCCAGATGCTGCAGGTGGCCGCGCCCAACGAAGTGTTCATCCTGCTGGTCTTCGACATCAAGATCGCCGAGACCCGCGGCATGCTCAACCTGTGCGTGCCGGCCCAGGTCGGCGCGAGTTTCGCCCAAGGATGGCACGGGACGCACCGCGACCCGACGGCCGTCGAGAGGCGACGGCTCTTCGAGAACCTGTCGAAGGTCCCGATTTCAATCAGCGCGTCGCTCAGTACGCGTCTCGAAGCCCGCGACCTGCTCGCGCTGCGGCCGGGTGACTGTCTGTCCCTGGGCCGGCCGACACGCGATCCAATCGAGGTGCATGCGGGCGCCGTCACCAAGTACACCGGGCGACCGGTCCGGTCCAATCGATTCGTGGGTGTCGAGATCGTAAACCGCCTTGGCCTGCGCCAGGAAGCGGAGTAA
- the fliP gene encoding flagellar type III secretion system pore protein FliP (The bacterial flagellar biogenesis protein FliP forms a type III secretion system (T3SS)-type pore required for flagellar assembly.), with protein MKRILFLIVVLLFTVLAAPAFAQQGAAPRIDVTLDGVGKVSAPLQIVLLMTLLTFLPAVLVTMTSFTRIAIVFHFLRQALGTQEMPSNQILMGLTLFLTVFIMAPVGDRINATAVQPALAGQIDVNEAVLRAMPPLREFMLKQTREADLALFAQFAKIERPKTRDDLPMRAVIPAFVISELKTGFQMGFFLFIPFLLIDLVVSTTLLSMGMMQLPPAMISLPFKVLLFVMIDGWNLLVSSVVRSFF; from the coding sequence GTGAAACGGATTCTCTTCCTCATCGTCGTCCTGCTGTTCACGGTGCTCGCGGCCCCGGCGTTCGCGCAGCAAGGAGCGGCGCCCCGTATCGACGTCACGCTGGACGGTGTGGGCAAGGTCTCGGCGCCCCTCCAGATCGTCCTCCTCATGACGCTGCTCACGTTCCTGCCGGCAGTCCTGGTGACGATGACGTCGTTCACCCGGATCGCGATCGTCTTTCATTTTCTCAGACAGGCACTGGGCACACAGGAAATGCCGTCGAACCAGATTCTGATGGGCCTGACGCTGTTTCTGACCGTGTTCATCATGGCGCCCGTGGGCGACCGGATCAACGCGACGGCGGTCCAGCCGGCGCTTGCCGGGCAGATCGACGTCAACGAGGCGGTGCTGCGGGCCATGCCGCCCTTGCGCGAGTTCATGCTGAAGCAGACGCGCGAGGCCGACCTGGCGCTCTTCGCGCAGTTCGCGAAGATAGAGCGGCCGAAGACCCGTGACGACCTGCCCATGCGCGCCGTCATTCCCGCGTTCGTCATCTCGGAATTGAAGACCGGGTTCCAGATGGGTTTCTTCCTGTTCATCCCGTTCCTGCTCATCGATCTCGTCGTGTCGACGACGCTGCTCTCGATGGGCATGATGCAGCTGCCGCCTGCGATGATCTCGCTGCCGTTCAAGGTGCTGCTCTTCGTGATGATCGACGGATGGAACCTGCTCGTGTCGTCGGTGGTTCGTAGCTTCTTCTGA
- a CDS encoding MinD/ParA family protein: MTASIDTTTGDRKGATTIAVTSGKGGVGKTSVVINLAVALARLRHRVAILDADFGLGNVDVLLGLAPAYHLGHMLAGEREIEDILVDGPFGVKIIPASSGLRDLTALTEAQWLRLADGLQRLCLNLDYLLIDTAAGLSDNVVQLLISAQRVLVVTSLEPSAMVDAYAMVKVLTLADATKDIAILVNGARDADEGELVYRQLDVAATRFLNRGLRYYGYVPYDPAVREAVLVQRPIVDHRPQSPASRCFRVLASRIANLGPSGGPGLRLVPPGVKATAGSGGVEVQRCA; the protein is encoded by the coding sequence ATGACGGCTTCCATCGACACCACGACCGGGGACCGGAAGGGCGCCACGACGATCGCCGTCACGAGCGGCAAGGGCGGCGTCGGGAAGACGAGTGTCGTCATCAACCTGGCGGTCGCGCTGGCGCGTCTTCGCCATCGCGTGGCGATTCTCGACGCCGATTTCGGACTGGGCAACGTCGACGTCCTGCTCGGTCTGGCGCCGGCTTACCACCTGGGGCACATGCTGGCGGGCGAGCGGGAGATCGAGGACATCCTCGTCGACGGCCCGTTTGGGGTGAAGATCATTCCGGCAAGTTCCGGGTTGCGTGACCTGACCGCCCTGACAGAGGCGCAGTGGCTCAGACTGGCCGACGGGTTGCAGCGCCTGTGTCTCAATCTGGACTATCTGCTCATCGACACGGCCGCCGGTCTGTCGGACAACGTGGTGCAACTGCTCATCAGTGCCCAACGCGTGCTCGTCGTCACGTCGCTCGAGCCGAGCGCGATGGTCGATGCCTACGCGATGGTGAAAGTGCTGACCCTGGCCGACGCCACCAAGGACATTGCGATTCTCGTGAACGGGGCGCGCGATGCGGACGAGGGAGAACTGGTCTATCGCCAGCTCGATGTCGCAGCCACACGGTTCCTCAATCGCGGGCTTCGGTACTACGGCTACGTGCCCTACGATCCGGCCGTTCGTGAGGCCGTGCTCGTGCAGCGGCCAATCGTGGATCATCGGCCACAGTCTCCCGCGAGCCGGTGCTTCCGAGTGCTGGCGTCGCGGATCGCGAACCTGGGTCCGAGCGGCGGTCCGGGGCTCCGACTGGTGCCGCCGGGAGTGAAAGCAACGGCCGGCTCCGGTGGAGTGGAGGTGCAGCGGTGCGCATGA
- a CDS encoding flagellar biosynthetic protein FliQ yields the protein MPEALVVGVVRQAIEMAVIVSLPMLLAGLAVGVLISIFQTVTSIQDNILAFIPRAAVIFVVFALTFPWMLRVVSGFSRHLIERLPEFIR from the coding sequence GTGCCCGAAGCCCTGGTTGTCGGTGTCGTTCGTCAGGCGATCGAGATGGCTGTGATCGTGAGCCTGCCCATGCTCCTGGCCGGACTGGCCGTCGGCGTGTTGATCAGCATCTTCCAGACCGTCACGTCGATCCAGGACAATATCCTGGCGTTCATCCCTCGTGCGGCCGTCATCTTCGTCGTGTTCGCGCTGACGTTTCCCTGGATGCTCCGGGTCGTGAGCGGGTTCTCGCGACACCTGATTGAGCGCCTTCCGGAGTTCATTCGGTGA
- a CDS encoding flagellar hook basal-body protein — MAGSIYIALSGMHTRMAQLDRVASDLANESTAGYKGERAGTVAVGRPSFDSVLDAAVDTAPALAKIDFGPGEILPTGRDLDMAVDGSGFFVVQTPAGPRYTRNGHFSRSADGTLVTGDGMPVMGQGGPIKLTEGQLVVKPDGTIAVDRAPAGKLQIVDFGDYARLDREERGRFRAPLDVAPVDKQSVAVRGGALEQSNVSVSDRMVHLTEVSRAFESLQRGISMLSNDIDARAITELGRR, encoded by the coding sequence ATGGCGGGAAGCATTTACATCGCGTTGAGTGGCATGCACACCAGGATGGCGCAGCTCGATCGCGTCGCAAGCGACCTCGCCAACGAGAGCACCGCCGGATACAAGGGCGAGAGAGCCGGCACAGTCGCGGTCGGCCGCCCGTCGTTCGACTCGGTGCTGGATGCTGCGGTCGACACGGCGCCCGCGCTGGCGAAGATCGACTTCGGGCCGGGAGAAATCCTGCCGACCGGACGTGATCTCGACATGGCGGTCGACGGCTCGGGGTTCTTCGTCGTCCAGACGCCCGCCGGCCCGCGATATACCCGCAACGGCCACTTCTCCCGATCGGCCGACGGGACGCTGGTCACCGGGGACGGCATGCCGGTGATGGGCCAAGGCGGGCCGATCAAGCTGACTGAGGGTCAGCTCGTGGTGAAACCGGACGGCACGATCGCCGTGGACCGGGCTCCGGCCGGGAAGTTGCAGATCGTCGACTTCGGAGACTATGCCAGGCTCGATCGCGAAGAGCGCGGGCGATTTCGGGCTCCCCTCGACGTTGCGCCTGTCGACAAGCAGTCGGTCGCGGTACGAGGTGGCGCGCTCGAACAGTCGAATGTCTCCGTGTCGGATCGGATGGTGCACTTGACCGAGGTTTCGCGGGCATTCGAGTCGTTGCAGCGTGGAATATCAATGCTGTCGAACGACATCGATGCCCGGGCGATTACGGAGTTGGGTCGTCGGTAG
- the fliA gene encoding RNA polymerase sigma factor FliA produces MTTPQQADVAERNQLVLQHVGLVKAMAHRLAQRLPSQVELADLISVGVIGLIEAAHRYRPSMGVPFDAFARRRLQGAMLDALRDLDWAPRSLRKMRRDLDGTIARLRHELAHEPEEHEIAAAMDLSAEEYTRVLEQLRGLEIGAVRQLDSASPDGTPLLELCIDPDEGPESRLARSELRKMLGSALLELPERERHVLALYYEEELTMAEIGEVLGVSESRVSQLRSLALSRLRASLRKALGLPEKH; encoded by the coding sequence ATGACGACGCCCCAGCAAGCGGATGTCGCGGAACGCAACCAGCTCGTGCTGCAGCACGTGGGCCTGGTCAAGGCGATGGCGCATCGGCTCGCGCAGCGCCTGCCTTCGCAGGTGGAGCTGGCGGACCTGATCAGCGTCGGTGTGATCGGCCTGATCGAAGCCGCGCACCGCTACCGCCCGTCGATGGGCGTGCCGTTCGACGCCTTCGCTCGGCGCCGGCTGCAAGGCGCGATGCTCGACGCCCTGCGCGACCTCGACTGGGCTCCGCGATCGCTGCGCAAGATGCGACGCGACCTCGACGGCACGATCGCCCGCCTTCGCCACGAACTGGCGCACGAGCCGGAGGAACACGAGATCGCGGCGGCCATGGACCTGTCCGCCGAGGAATACACGCGCGTGCTCGAGCAGTTGCGCGGTCTGGAGATCGGCGCGGTGCGCCAGCTGGACAGCGCGAGCCCGGACGGCACCCCGCTCCTCGAACTCTGCATCGACCCCGATGAAGGGCCGGAATCACGCTTGGCCCGCAGCGAGCTCCGCAAGATGCTGGGCAGCGCCCTCCTCGAACTGCCAGAACGCGAACGCCACGTCCTCGCCCTCTACTACGAGGAGGAGCTGACGATGGCGGAGATTGGCGAGGTGCTGGGGGTGAGTGAGTCGCGGGTGTCACAGCTGCGCTCCCTGGCGCTGTCGCGCCTGCGCGCAAGCCTGCGGAAGGCGCTCGGGTTGCCGGAGAAACACTGA
- the flgA gene encoding flagellar basal body P-ring formation chaperone FlgA has translation MRIEALRINAVAGDEAMALMASPEPGARVGRSIRFNLSRLKPGSRETLGSDAGQASHVPAGYALASIFVAADHVRTVRPLSRGESFVDADLVATRGEVGAVLLQRLPRPSDIVGARVVRDLVTGEVVTRSTVEVRPTVRSGDVVAVRTSVGPVMVQTQAVAEQSGLEGDMIRVVNRESRRALKARVVGPGQVEVVQ, from the coding sequence GTGCGAATCGAAGCTCTTCGCATCAACGCGGTGGCAGGAGACGAGGCGATGGCGCTCATGGCCAGCCCTGAGCCCGGCGCGCGCGTCGGCCGTTCAATCCGATTCAATCTGTCGCGGCTGAAGCCCGGCAGCCGTGAGACCCTCGGCTCCGACGCGGGCCAGGCCTCCCATGTTCCCGCCGGCTATGCTCTCGCTTCCATTTTCGTGGCGGCCGATCACGTGCGAACCGTGCGGCCGCTCTCACGCGGCGAGTCATTCGTCGACGCCGACCTGGTGGCGACACGGGGCGAGGTGGGGGCTGTCCTCCTCCAGCGCCTGCCTCGCCCCTCGGACATCGTGGGCGCCAGGGTCGTGCGAGACCTCGTGACCGGCGAAGTCGTGACGCGATCGACGGTGGAGGTCCGGCCGACGGTCCGTAGTGGCGACGTCGTGGCCGTGCGGACGTCCGTGGGGCCCGTGATGGTACAGACGCAGGCAGTGGCCGAGCAGAGCGGTCTCGAAGGCGACATGATTCGTGTCGTCAACCGTGAAAGCCGGCGGGCGCTGAAGGCGCGGGTCGTGGGACCCGGACAAGTCGAGGTGGTGCAATGA
- a CDS encoding flagellar biosynthetic protein FliR, producing MIDLAIITRLALLLIRPGFLVATAPPFGGQYTPVPVKVGLSVVLGIAISPTVAMPASLTLAALTVMAIREAAIGLALGLSIRILMAGAELAGQLTGFQLGFAYAATVDPQTGARNNLIAALYSSITLLTFLGINGHHALLRALAESYQAMPIGIGHVDSQMATSVAALLGLLFVFGTQMAAPIVIVLLVAELAVGLISRAAPALNLMVIGFPIRLLAGLVALAAAVGVVPSVVTRLVMPALELAGRLAYGFR from the coding sequence GTGATCGATCTCGCGATCATCACCCGGCTCGCCCTCCTGCTGATCCGGCCAGGATTCCTGGTTGCGACCGCTCCGCCCTTCGGTGGCCAGTACACGCCGGTGCCGGTGAAGGTCGGCCTGTCGGTGGTGCTTGGCATCGCCATCTCGCCGACCGTCGCCATGCCGGCCAGCCTCACGCTGGCCGCCCTGACGGTGATGGCCATCCGCGAGGCGGCCATCGGGCTGGCGCTGGGCCTCTCGATCCGCATCCTGATGGCTGGAGCCGAGTTGGCGGGGCAGTTGACCGGCTTCCAGCTGGGGTTCGCGTACGCGGCGACGGTGGATCCTCAGACCGGGGCGCGGAACAACCTGATTGCCGCGCTCTACAGCAGCATCACGCTTCTCACGTTTCTCGGCATCAACGGCCACCACGCGCTCCTGCGCGCCCTGGCCGAATCGTATCAGGCAATGCCGATCGGCATCGGCCACGTCGATTCCCAGATGGCCACCAGTGTGGCGGCGCTGCTCGGCCTCCTGTTCGTCTTCGGCACGCAGATGGCGGCGCCCATCGTCATCGTGCTGCTCGTGGCCGAGTTGGCCGTTGGCCTCATCTCCCGCGCGGCTCCGGCCCTGAATCTGATGGTGATTGGGTTCCCGATCCGGCTGCTGGCAGGCCTCGTGGCACTGGCAGCGGCCGTCGGAGTCGTGCCGAGCGTGGTGACGCGTCTCGTGATGCCGGCCCTCGAACTGGCCGGCCGTCTGGCGTACGGATTCAGGTAG
- the fliN gene encoding flagellar motor switch protein FliN — protein sequence MDGSHTERQQELITGLAGELAGVVSALLGSNAAAVASTGPLAAGWTVTCAMSGALSGTFTLAVSEADATELARRLMGMDEDPGVDAVVDTLGEVIGQAAGGLSQKPVAAGAKIRVEGSVTRADVLPPDAPSVFDVAMEDGSSLRFGCWARIDDSPLSTEAPSPSISMPADRSSFGPSAQAPRAPAGAPHSGIDNLEVILDIELPLTVRFGRTEMTLQALTHIGPGSVIDLDRSPDEPVDVLINDKIIARGEVVVVAGNYGVRVTEVMSAVERIRSLGQ from the coding sequence ATGGACGGAAGCCACACCGAACGACAGCAGGAACTGATTACCGGGCTGGCCGGCGAACTGGCGGGCGTCGTGAGCGCCCTGCTCGGCAGCAATGCAGCCGCAGTCGCCAGCACGGGCCCGCTGGCCGCGGGCTGGACGGTCACCTGCGCGATGAGCGGGGCCTTGTCCGGTACGTTCACGCTGGCGGTCAGCGAGGCCGACGCCACCGAACTGGCGCGGCGGCTGATGGGGATGGACGAGGACCCGGGTGTCGATGCCGTCGTGGACACCCTGGGCGAGGTGATCGGGCAAGCCGCCGGCGGCCTCAGCCAGAAGCCAGTGGCGGCCGGCGCCAAGATCCGTGTCGAGGGTTCGGTCACCCGCGCCGACGTTCTTCCGCCCGACGCGCCGTCGGTCTTCGACGTGGCCATGGAGGACGGAAGCAGCCTTCGGTTTGGCTGCTGGGCGCGGATCGACGACTCCCCGTTGTCGACCGAGGCGCCGTCCCCGTCGATATCGATGCCTGCGGACCGGTCATCGTTCGGGCCGTCGGCCCAGGCGCCACGTGCGCCGGCTGGAGCCCCGCACAGCGGCATCGACAATCTCGAAGTCATTCTCGACATCGAGCTCCCGCTGACCGTTCGCTTCGGCAGGACGGAAATGACGTTGCAGGCGCTCACCCACATCGGGCCGGGCTCGGTCATCGACCTCGACCGGTCGCCGGACGAACCGGTGGACGTGTTGATCAACGACAAGATCATTGCCCGCGGTGAGGTCGTCGTCGTGGCGGGGAACTACGGCGTGCGGGTCACCGAGGTGATGAGCGCCGTCGAGCGGATCCGCTCCCTCGGACAGTAG
- the flhB gene encoding flagellar biosynthesis protein FlhB: protein MATDRTEKPTGRRLRDARKKGQVARSRDLVQAGTLAAVLVALGWSGAWMMEGLGRAVGNALSQMHRFPAHDLMFDEVGSLALDGLRTLLVLVAPVALTAMVTVIALFTAQSGWVFASEALQLNFSKLNPVTGAKKLGFSGGGIDTLKMIVLVTVLTFISYRVIEANLLDNARYARMSPFQAAIVGWGDVERLLRQSALAMLFVAGADYGIQRWRHTKSLMMTKQEVKDDMKMMEGNPEIKARVRQVMMTMARKRMMAAVPKATVIITNPTHYAVALEYQRAGMAAPRVIAKGRGFLAQKIKAVAREHGVPMVENVPLAQSLYKSVEVGEFIPAALFEAVAEVLAYLIRLKQLAL from the coding sequence ATGGCCACTGATCGCACTGAGAAACCGACCGGACGCCGCCTGCGGGATGCCCGCAAGAAGGGCCAGGTTGCGCGCAGTCGCGACCTCGTTCAGGCCGGCACGCTCGCGGCGGTGCTCGTGGCGCTCGGGTGGAGCGGCGCCTGGATGATGGAGGGGCTCGGCCGGGCCGTTGGCAACGCGCTGAGCCAGATGCACCGATTTCCTGCGCACGACCTCATGTTCGACGAGGTTGGCTCGCTCGCGCTCGACGGCCTGCGCACGCTCCTGGTGCTGGTGGCCCCGGTGGCCCTCACGGCGATGGTCACCGTCATCGCGTTGTTCACCGCGCAGAGTGGCTGGGTCTTCGCGAGCGAGGCGTTGCAGCTGAACTTCAGCAAGCTCAACCCGGTCACGGGCGCGAAGAAGCTCGGGTTCTCCGGCGGCGGCATCGACACCTTGAAGATGATTGTTCTCGTCACCGTCCTCACCTTCATCAGCTACCGCGTGATCGAGGCGAACCTGCTCGACAACGCCCGCTATGCGCGCATGTCGCCGTTCCAGGCCGCGATCGTCGGCTGGGGGGACGTCGAGCGGCTCCTGCGTCAGTCGGCCCTGGCCATGCTGTTCGTGGCCGGCGCCGACTACGGCATTCAGCGTTGGCGGCACACGAAGTCGCTGATGATGACCAAGCAGGAAGTCAAGGACGACATGAAGATGATGGAGGGCAACCCCGAGATCAAGGCACGCGTGCGCCAGGTGATGATGACGATGGCGCGCAAGCGGATGATGGCGGCGGTGCCCAAGGCGACGGTCATCATCACGAACCCGACCCATTACGCGGTCGCCCTCGAGTATCAGCGCGCCGGGATGGCTGCGCCGCGGGTGATCGCGAAAGGCCGGGGCTTCCTGGCACAGAAAATCAAGGCGGTTGCGCGCGAGCACGGTGTGCCGATGGTCGAGAACGTGCCGCTCGCGCAGTCGCTGTACAAGTCGGTCGAGGTGGGCGAATTCATCCCGGCGGCGCTGTTCGAGGCCGTCGCGGAGGTCCTGGCCTACCTGATTCGATTGAAGCAATTGGCGCTCTAG